In the genome of Myxococcota bacterium, the window GGTGCAGCCCACGTGGCGCAGCGCGGCGACTGCGCCGAAGCCGTCCATGACCGGCATGTCGAGCGCCATCAGCACCAGGTCGAACGTTCCGTGCAGCGCCGCGTCGACGGCGCCACGGCCGGTCTCGGCCGTCTGCACCTCGAGGCCGGTCTCCTCGAGGATGCGGCGGACCAGG includes:
- a CDS encoding response regulator produces the protein LVRRILEETGLEVQTAETGRGAVDAALHGTFDLVLMALDMPVMDGFGAVAALRHVGCTAPIVAVAAPADAGLRERSRGFGFDSFLLQPLSRLSVLELVAQYVRGRVANRAQA